Proteins found in one Limnohabitans sp. TEGF004 genomic segment:
- a CDS encoding acyl-CoA dehydrogenase family protein yields the protein MLNHHDQYQDIRDAVRDLCAQFPDEYHRKVDEQRGYPEAFVDALTKAGWMAALIPQEYGGSGLTMAEASVIMEEINRSGGNSGACHGQMYVMNSIVRGGSQAQKDKFLPKIATGELRIQSMGVTEPTTGSDTTKLKTTAVKKDGRWVINGQKVWISRIQHSDLMILLARTTPADQVTKRSEGLSCFLIDLKTAIGNGLTVRPILNMVNHETNELFFDNLEIPEDALLGEEGKGFKTLLDGLNAERTLIAAECIGDGYWFIDRARKYANERVVFGRPIGQNQGVQFPIADAFIELEAANLMRWKACEKIDAMQNAGAEANMAKYLAAKASWEAANVCLQTHGGFGFACEYDIERKFRETRLYQVAPISTNMIFSYVAEHILGLPRSF from the coding sequence ATGCTGAATCACCACGATCAATACCAAGACATCCGCGACGCTGTGCGCGACCTCTGCGCTCAGTTTCCTGACGAATACCACCGCAAAGTGGATGAACAACGCGGCTACCCGGAAGCCTTTGTTGACGCACTGACCAAGGCAGGTTGGATGGCTGCGCTCATTCCACAAGAGTACGGTGGCTCAGGCCTGACCATGGCCGAGGCCTCGGTCATCATGGAAGAGATCAACCGTTCTGGTGGCAACTCTGGCGCCTGCCACGGCCAGATGTATGTAATGAACTCGATCGTGCGCGGCGGATCGCAAGCGCAAAAAGATAAATTTTTACCCAAGATCGCCACTGGAGAATTACGCATTCAATCCATGGGCGTCACCGAGCCAACCACTGGCAGCGACACCACCAAGCTCAAAACCACTGCGGTGAAGAAAGATGGCCGTTGGGTCATCAACGGGCAGAAGGTGTGGATCTCGCGCATCCAGCACAGTGATTTGATGATTTTGTTAGCACGCACCACGCCCGCTGACCAAGTGACCAAACGCTCCGAAGGCTTGTCTTGTTTTCTGATTGATTTGAAAACAGCGATCGGCAACGGCCTGACCGTGCGCCCAATTTTGAACATGGTGAACCACGAAACCAACGAACTGTTTTTTGACAACCTCGAAATTCCAGAAGACGCGTTACTGGGCGAAGAAGGCAAGGGCTTCAAGACCCTGCTCGATGGCTTGAACGCTGAGCGCACCTTGATTGCGGCCGAGTGCATTGGCGACGGCTACTGGTTCATCGACCGTGCGCGTAAATACGCCAACGAACGCGTGGTGTTTGGTCGCCCGATTGGTCAGAACCAAGGCGTGCAGTTTCCGATTGCAGATGCCTTCATCGAACTCGAAGCGGCTAACCTGATGCGTTGGAAAGCTTGCGAAAAAATCGACGCCATGCAAAACGCTGGTGCAGAAGCCAACATGGCTAAGTACCTCGCGGCCAAGGCCAGCTGGGAAGCTGCCAACGTTTGCCTACAAACGCACGGCGGCTTTGGTTTTGCGTGTGAGTACGACATTGAGCGCAAGTTCCGCGAAACGCGCTTGTATCAGGTGGCGCCGATTTCGACCAACATGATCTTCAGCTACGTGGCCGAGCACATCCTCGGTTTGCCGCGTTCATTCTGA
- a CDS encoding CaiB/BaiF CoA-transferase family protein, which yields MTATKVRPLDHITVVSLEHAIAAPFCTRQLADLGARVIKVERPGSGDFARAYDQRARGESSHFVWVNRSKESLALDLKDPQDLAVLKQLIAKADVLVQNLAPGATGRMGLDAATLRSENPRLIVCDISGYGNDGPYRDKKAYDLLIQSEAGFLSITGTPEHPSKSGNSIADIAAGMYAYTNILSALIQRDKTGEGSHIDVSMLEALGEWMGFPMYYAMDDASPPPRNAAAHATIYPYGPFAAGDGGTVMLGLQNEREWVKFCVCVLEQPELVHDTRFDSNAKRNQNRNALQALILDVFAKLTTAEVMARLEAAPIANARMNTMADLWAHPQLKARHRWTTVDSPAGELPALLPPGQQTAFDYRMGAIPRVGEHTEAIFKELGVLR from the coding sequence ATGACCGCAACAAAAGTTCGACCTCTCGACCACATCACCGTGGTGTCTTTAGAGCACGCCATTGCGGCACCGTTTTGCACCCGTCAATTGGCAGACTTGGGTGCTCGCGTTATTAAAGTAGAACGTCCGGGCTCAGGAGACTTTGCGCGTGCTTATGACCAACGCGCAAGGGGTGAGTCTTCTCACTTTGTGTGGGTGAATCGCTCCAAAGAAAGTTTGGCGCTGGACCTCAAAGATCCGCAAGATTTGGCTGTCCTTAAACAACTCATTGCCAAGGCCGATGTCCTCGTGCAAAACCTAGCCCCAGGTGCCACAGGCCGTATGGGGCTAGATGCAGCCACCTTGCGCTCTGAAAATCCACGACTCATCGTATGCGACATCTCGGGCTACGGCAACGATGGCCCTTACCGAGATAAAAAAGCTTACGACTTGTTGATCCAAAGCGAGGCTGGATTTTTGAGTATTACCGGTACGCCAGAGCATCCCAGCAAGAGCGGTAACTCGATTGCTGACATCGCCGCCGGCATGTACGCCTACACCAACATCTTGTCGGCTTTGATTCAACGCGACAAAACAGGCGAGGGCTCGCACATCGATGTGTCGATGCTCGAAGCCTTGGGCGAGTGGATGGGCTTTCCCATGTACTACGCCATGGATGACGCGTCGCCCCCGCCTCGCAATGCCGCGGCCCACGCCACGATTTATCCCTATGGTCCGTTTGCAGCGGGTGATGGCGGTACGGTGATGCTCGGCCTGCAAAACGAGCGCGAGTGGGTGAAATTTTGTGTCTGCGTGCTTGAGCAACCCGAGCTGGTGCATGACACGCGCTTTGACAGCAACGCCAAACGCAACCAAAACAGAAACGCTTTGCAAGCTTTGATCCTGGATGTGTTTGCCAAGCTCACCACAGCCGAAGTGATGGCGCGTTTAGAAGCGGCCCCCATTGCTAATGCGCGCATGAACACCATGGCCGACTTGTGGGCGCATCCGCAGCTCAAAGCCCGACATCGCTGGACCACAGTGGATTCACCAGCCGGTGAGTTGCCAGCTTTGTTGCCGCCTGGTCAACAAACTGCATTTGATTACCGCATGGGTGCCATTCCTCGCGTGGGTGAACACACTGAGGCCATCTTCAAAGAATTGGGAGTGTTGCGATGA
- a CDS encoding MmgE/PrpD family protein produces the protein MNQTTLTGTAALAAFAAQLEVKDIPAHVLRKTEDLLVDWFGSAVAGKGARAVEILTQFVMDMGPASGPSEILFNRRSSSPYMAAMANAAASHVVEQDDVHNGSVFHPATVVFSPALAVAQAIGASGEDFLVACVAGYEVGIRVGEFLGRSHYRIFHTTGTAGGVAAAAAVGRLLKLTPEQMNHAFGSAGTQAAGLWEFLRDAADSKQLHTAHAAGTGLMSAYLAKQGFTGAKCILEGAQGMAVGMSTDADVRKLTDGLGTRWTTVETSFKYHASCRHTHPAADALLQVVKAHHLKLSDIAKVVTHVHQGAIDVLGPVVDPSTVHQSKFSMGTVLALVAQYEHAGLAEFDAHFKDAAIVALRDKVEMVLDVEVDTAYPQRWIGKVTVTTSDGRVLQGRVDEPKGDPGNTLSREEIESKAIRLATYSQSATEAEMRAVIAKLWALVKAPRMDALLT, from the coding sequence ATGAATCAAACTACATTGACAGGCACAGCCGCATTGGCTGCGTTTGCAGCTCAGCTTGAAGTCAAAGACATTCCCGCGCATGTGCTTCGCAAAACCGAAGACCTGTTGGTTGACTGGTTTGGTTCTGCCGTAGCAGGTAAGGGCGCTCGCGCGGTGGAAATATTGACCCAATTTGTGATGGACATGGGGCCTGCCAGCGGTCCTTCAGAAATTCTGTTTAACCGCCGCTCTTCATCGCCTTACATGGCTGCCATGGCCAACGCCGCAGCTTCACATGTGGTGGAACAAGACGATGTGCATAACGGTTCGGTGTTTCATCCCGCCACAGTCGTGTTTTCGCCCGCGCTGGCGGTTGCTCAAGCCATAGGTGCGAGTGGCGAAGACTTTTTGGTGGCTTGCGTGGCTGGCTACGAAGTGGGTATTCGAGTGGGTGAATTTTTGGGACGTTCACACTACCGAATTTTTCACACCACGGGCACTGCGGGTGGTGTGGCTGCCGCTGCCGCTGTGGGGCGTTTGCTCAAGCTCACACCTGAGCAGATGAATCATGCATTCGGTTCTGCGGGTACGCAAGCTGCGGGCCTGTGGGAATTTTTGCGTGACGCCGCAGACTCTAAACAACTGCACACCGCGCATGCCGCAGGCACGGGTCTGATGTCGGCCTATTTGGCCAAGCAAGGCTTCACAGGTGCCAAGTGCATTTTGGAAGGTGCCCAAGGTATGGCGGTGGGCATGTCCACCGACGCTGATGTGCGCAAGCTCACCGATGGTTTGGGCACGCGTTGGACCACAGTGGAAACCTCCTTCAAGTACCACGCCTCTTGTCGGCACACTCATCCGGCAGCTGATGCTTTGCTGCAAGTGGTGAAAGCACATCATCTCAAGCTCAGTGATATTGCAAAGGTGGTGACCCATGTGCACCAAGGGGCCATTGACGTATTGGGCCCTGTGGTGGATCCGAGCACCGTGCACCAAAGCAAATTCAGTATGGGCACTGTGTTGGCCTTGGTCGCGCAATACGAGCATGCTGGCTTGGCTGAGTTTGATGCACATTTCAAAGATGCAGCCATCGTCGCTTTGCGAGACAAAGTTGAGATGGTGCTGGATGTTGAGGTGGATACGGCTTATCCACAACGTTGGATTGGCAAAGTCACCGTCACCACCAGCGATGGTCGTGTATTGCAAGGCCGTGTGGACGAGCCAAAAGGTGACCCCGGCAACACTTTATCGCGTGAGGAAATTGAATCTAAAGCCATTCGACTGGCCACCTATAGCCAGTCGGCAACAGAAGCAGAAATGCGTGCGGTCATTGCCAAGTTGTGGGCCTTGGTCAAAGCGCCTCGCATGGATGCCTTGTTGACATGA
- a CDS encoding CoA ester lyase, protein MTHPLSFAQAFLFVPANRPDRFAKSLATRAHAVIVDLEDAVPLSEKDVARDAIRLELMPWLQKCPERIVVRVNACGTPFLEDDLRLMDELGIQHIMLPKAESPEQLSFVADALSFTPLLLPMIESARGVDQVKAIAAHQNTLRLSLGNIDLQFSFGMQCGPDEIELLPVRHQMLLASRLADIAAPIDGVTVQIDSQDQLQADILRGKRLGFQAKLCIHPTQVDAVIHGFQPSAQEIAHAQAVVAADHAANGGVVQLNGKMIDRPVVMLAKSVLRQVDLHSRVT, encoded by the coding sequence ATGACGCATCCTTTGTCTTTTGCACAAGCATTTTTGTTTGTGCCGGCCAACCGGCCCGACCGCTTCGCGAAGTCGTTGGCTACTCGCGCGCACGCAGTGATTGTCGATTTAGAGGATGCCGTTCCCTTGTCTGAAAAAGACGTGGCGCGTGATGCCATTCGCCTTGAGTTGATGCCGTGGTTGCAGAAATGCCCCGAGCGGATTGTTGTGCGTGTGAATGCCTGCGGCACGCCATTTTTAGAAGATGACTTGCGCTTAATGGATGAGCTGGGTATTCAGCACATCATGCTGCCTAAAGCTGAGTCTCCTGAGCAGTTGTCGTTTGTGGCGGATGCGCTGTCGTTCACTCCTTTGTTGCTTCCGATGATTGAAAGTGCGCGAGGCGTGGACCAAGTCAAGGCGATTGCTGCCCACCAGAACACCTTGCGCTTGTCTTTGGGCAACATTGATTTGCAGTTCAGTTTTGGCATGCAGTGTGGACCTGATGAGATAGAGCTGTTGCCGGTACGACATCAAATGCTGCTGGCTAGCCGCTTGGCTGACATTGCCGCTCCGATAGACGGTGTGACTGTGCAAATTGACTCGCAAGATCAATTGCAAGCTGATATCTTGCGTGGCAAACGGTTGGGTTTTCAAGCCAAGTTGTGTATTCATCCCACGCAGGTGGATGCCGTGATTCATGGCTTTCAGCCATCAGCGCAAGAGATTGCGCATGCCCAAGCTGTGGTGGCTGCTGACCATGCAGCCAATGGCGGCGTGGTGCAGCTCAACGGAAAAATGATCGATCGCCCTGTCGTGATGTTGGCCAAGTCAGTTCTTCGGCAAGTGGATTTGCACAGCCGCGTGACATGA
- a CDS encoding tripartite tricarboxylate transporter substrate binding protein BugD — MKRFAQILVLTAAVAAGWAQAQPSKYPEKSITLVVPFAAGGPTDVVARMMAIPMGASLGQPVVVENVNGAGGTIGATKVARAAPNGYTIFLHHMGMSTAPALYNKLNFDPLTDFEYIGQVLDVPMTLIARKDIPANNLQELIAYIKANESKVSMADAGLGAVSNLCGLMFKSAIGVNINTIPYKGTGPAMNDLLGGQVDILCDQTTQTVPMIKDGRVKVFGVTTLKRLAALPNVPTMDEQGLKGFEVKVWHGMYAPKGTPAPVLQKINTALRFAMADATIKQRLTDLSSDIPSADKMTADGLKDHLKLEINKWGPVIRKAGVSAD, encoded by the coding sequence ATGAAACGATTCGCTCAAATTTTGGTGTTGACAGCCGCTGTGGCTGCAGGATGGGCGCAAGCTCAGCCTAGCAAATATCCAGAAAAATCCATCACTTTGGTGGTGCCGTTTGCCGCAGGTGGCCCCACAGATGTCGTGGCTCGCATGATGGCCATTCCCATGGGGGCATCTTTGGGGCAACCCGTGGTGGTGGAAAACGTCAATGGTGCTGGCGGCACGATTGGCGCTACCAAAGTGGCGCGTGCGGCACCTAATGGTTACACCATCTTTTTGCATCACATGGGCATGTCGACAGCGCCTGCGCTATATAACAAACTCAACTTCGATCCGTTGACAGACTTTGAATACATCGGTCAAGTGCTGGATGTCCCCATGACTTTGATTGCGCGCAAAGACATTCCTGCTAACAACTTGCAAGAACTTATTGCCTATATCAAAGCGAATGAAAGCAAAGTGTCGATGGCCGATGCTGGCTTGGGCGCTGTTTCCAATTTGTGTGGATTGATGTTTAAGAGTGCGATTGGTGTGAACATCAACACCATTCCTTACAAAGGCACAGGCCCTGCCATGAACGATTTGCTGGGTGGGCAAGTGGACATCTTGTGCGACCAAACCACGCAAACAGTTCCTATGATTAAAGATGGACGCGTCAAAGTGTTCGGTGTAACCACCTTGAAGCGCTTGGCTGCATTGCCCAACGTGCCCACGATGGATGAGCAGGGTTTGAAGGGCTTTGAAGTGAAGGTGTGGCATGGCATGTACGCACCCAAAGGCACGCCTGCACCTGTACTGCAAAAAATCAACACAGCATTGCGCTTTGCCATGGCTGACGCCACGATCAAACAGCGCCTGACTGACCTGAGCTCTGATATTCCGTCAGCTGACAAGATGACAGCCGATGGTTTGAAAGACCACCTCAAGTTGGAAATCAACAAATGGGGGCCTGTGATCCGCAAAGCGGGTGTGTCCGCAGACTGA
- the nth gene encoding endonuclease III has protein sequence MKTQHIEPFFATLKAANPQPNTELEYTSVFELLAAVLLSAQATDVGVNKATRLLFPAANTPQQILDLGLAGLESYIKTIGLYHSKAKHLMQTCRILVEQHQGVIPRTREALEALPGVGRKTANVVLNVAFGEPTMAVDTHIFRVGNRTGLAPGKTPLTVEMKLMKRIPAEYLVDAHHWLILHGRYVCQARKPLCWQCGVSEFCNFKPKTTKP, from the coding sequence ATGAAAACACAGCACATTGAGCCTTTTTTCGCGACGCTGAAAGCAGCCAATCCGCAGCCCAATACCGAGTTGGAATATACCAGCGTGTTCGAGTTGTTAGCCGCCGTGCTGCTGAGTGCCCAGGCTACCGATGTGGGTGTGAACAAGGCCACGCGATTGTTGTTTCCCGCGGCCAACACACCGCAACAAATACTGGACCTCGGACTTGCAGGCCTTGAGAGCTACATCAAGACGATTGGCCTGTATCACAGCAAAGCCAAACACCTGATGCAAACCTGCCGCATCTTGGTGGAGCAACACCAAGGCGTTATTCCACGGACGCGTGAGGCGCTCGAAGCACTTCCAGGAGTCGGTCGTAAAACAGCCAACGTGGTGCTGAATGTGGCCTTTGGTGAACCCACCATGGCGGTGGACACGCACATTTTCCGCGTAGGCAATCGCACGGGCTTGGCCCCAGGAAAAACACCGCTGACAGTGGAAATGAAACTGATGAAGCGCATCCCTGCTGAATACCTCGTCGATGCCCATCATTGGCTCATCTTGCATGGCCGCTATGTGTGCCAAGCGCGTAAACCACTGTGCTGGCAATGTGGCGTGTCAGAGTTTTGTAACTTCAAGCCAAAGACAACAAAGCCCTAG
- a CDS encoding PLP-dependent aminotransferase family protein: MQFADRLNNVETSAIRELFKLLGKPGIISFAGGFPDSAMFDVEGIREASEAALTQEPGAALQYGATEGYQPLREQLAAFMASKGVKGLDANGLIVTTGSQQALDLIAKTLLNPGDVVLVEGPTFLATIQCFRLYGPQVVGVPIDAHGVQVDKLEEMMVQHKPKLVYLIPTFGNPSGATLSLERRLRVLELAVKYKTVVVEDDPYGDLYFGEAPPPSLLALSDQVPGSREWLIHCGSLSKVLSPGLRVGWMIAPPELLARATMCKQFSDAHTSTFAQATAAHYLKAGRMPATLAHVRSVYAERAQAMGEALKRELGDALTFTQPKGGLFFWANLTGAGGKVKDGAELAKRAIEKGVAFVPGAPFFANNPDTTAIRLSFATADVEKIKEGIARLGQAL, translated from the coding sequence ATGCAGTTCGCTGACCGCCTCAACAACGTTGAAACCTCCGCCATTCGTGAACTGTTCAAACTGCTGGGCAAGCCCGGCATCATCAGCTTTGCTGGCGGCTTTCCCGACAGTGCCATGTTTGATGTGGAAGGCATTCGCGAAGCCAGTGAAGCCGCTCTGACCCAAGAGCCAGGCGCAGCCTTGCAATACGGTGCCACCGAAGGCTATCAACCGTTGCGCGAACAACTCGCCGCCTTCATGGCTAGCAAAGGCGTGAAGGGCTTAGATGCCAACGGCCTCATCGTCACAACAGGCAGCCAACAAGCGTTGGACCTGATTGCCAAAACTTTACTCAACCCAGGCGATGTGGTTTTGGTCGAAGGTCCCACGTTCTTAGCCACCATCCAGTGCTTCCGTTTGTACGGCCCGCAAGTGGTGGGTGTGCCCATCGACGCGCACGGCGTGCAAGTGGACAAGCTTGAAGAAATGATGGTGCAACACAAGCCAAAGCTCGTGTACCTCATTCCTACGTTTGGTAACCCGAGTGGTGCTACGCTCAGCCTCGAGCGTCGTCTGCGCGTGCTCGAACTCGCTGTGAAATACAAAACCGTGGTGGTCGAAGACGACCCTTATGGCGACCTGTACTTTGGCGAAGCGCCACCCCCTTCCTTGCTCGCTCTGAGCGACCAAGTGCCGGGCAGCCGCGAGTGGCTGATTCATTGCGGCTCGCTCAGCAAAGTGTTGTCGCCTGGCCTGCGCGTGGGTTGGATGATTGCCCCGCCCGAGCTGCTGGCACGCGCCACCATGTGCAAGCAGTTCAGCGATGCCCACACCTCCACCTTCGCGCAAGCCACTGCCGCGCACTACCTCAAAGCGGGCCGCATGCCTGCCACCTTGGCGCATGTGCGCAGCGTGTATGCCGAGCGCGCCCAAGCCATGGGCGAGGCTTTGAAGCGCGAACTGGGCGATGCCTTGACCTTCACGCAACCAAAAGGCGGCTTGTTCTTCTGGGCTAACCTCACCGGCGCAGGCGGCAAAGTGAAAGACGGTGCTGAACTGGCCAAACGTGCGATTGAAAAAGGCGTGGCCTTTGTGCCGGGCGCACCGTTCTTTGCGAACAACCCTGACACGACCGCGATTCGTTTGAGCTTTGCCACGGCGGATGTGGAGAAGATCAAAGAAGGCATTGCCCGCTTAGGTCAAGCGCTATAA
- a CDS encoding SRPBCC domain-containing protein translates to MHRDTMFRTERTLPFSPQAVYNAFASAEVLANWWGPDGFTNEFETFEFQVAGRWTFVMVGPDGARYPNQNVFIELEPASRVVIRHDCQPFFTLTVQLTQVADGTHLQWQQVFDDAQIAQAVKAIVEPANEQNLDRLTRALTKVIGS, encoded by the coding sequence ATGCATCGCGACACAATGTTTCGCACGGAGCGCACACTCCCGTTCTCACCCCAAGCGGTGTACAACGCATTTGCTTCGGCAGAGGTCTTGGCCAATTGGTGGGGGCCGGACGGATTCACCAACGAATTTGAAACTTTCGAATTTCAGGTGGCTGGTCGCTGGACCTTCGTGATGGTGGGACCAGATGGCGCACGCTACCCGAATCAGAATGTGTTCATCGAGCTTGAGCCCGCATCACGCGTGGTGATTCGTCACGACTGCCAACCCTTTTTCACACTCACTGTGCAACTGACCCAAGTTGCAGACGGGACGCATCTGCAGTGGCAGCAGGTGTTTGATGATGCGCAGATCGCGCAAGCTGTCAAAGCCATTGTGGAGCCAGCCAATGAGCAGAATCTCGATCGGCTGACGCGTGCGCTGACCAAGGTCATCGGCAGCTGA
- a CDS encoding tannase/feruloyl esterase family alpha/beta hydrolase has product MRSISLHRALQGLGALSAISVLVACGTLQSTPTAPLKAATGASLSQCEALASKLQLSNTRIESAAPVAAGAVMQGDKAVPAHCLVKGRMHERKGSDGRDYAIGFEMRLPLIWNGRFYYQGNGGLDGSVQPALGALGGGPLTGALMQGFAVISSDAGHSGPQTTVFGLEPQARLDYGYQAVQKLTPMAKQLIKDAYGKGPDRSYIGGCSNGGRHAMVAASRLGEQYDGYLVGAPGYRLPYAALAQIWGAQQWAPLATPGATVKNPLNPNGTLPDLASAFTPQERQTVAQTIANRCDALDGAEDGMVQATQACQTSFNIKTDVATCTGERNGTCLTTGQKDVIARVFGGAHTADGQRIYASFPYDTGVAGANWGTWKFVDSLIRDPLAIATIFSVPPTPLKPLEDNVTQRLAMFSATNDTYRESGWSLMTPPGESQPDNLTALRARGAKVVLYHGVSDAIFSAEDTRQWVERLDKAGVNPGSDFARYFPVPGMNHCSMGPAADQFDLLTPLVQWVEQGIAPQAVVASVRGAGNAGGVNNELPADWSPKRTRPLCAYPTVATYKGSGSMEDASNFSCR; this is encoded by the coding sequence ATGCGTTCTATTTCCTTGCACCGCGCCCTTCAAGGTTTGGGCGCTTTGTCTGCCATCAGCGTGTTGGTCGCTTGCGGCACTTTGCAAAGCACACCCACTGCACCGTTGAAAGCCGCAACAGGCGCGAGCTTGTCTCAATGTGAAGCCTTGGCTTCCAAACTCCAGCTGAGCAACACCCGCATCGAGTCTGCCGCGCCTGTGGCTGCGGGTGCTGTCATGCAAGGCGACAAAGCCGTGCCCGCGCATTGCCTTGTCAAAGGCCGCATGCATGAACGCAAGGGCAGCGATGGACGCGACTACGCCATTGGCTTCGAGATGCGTTTACCGTTGATCTGGAATGGTCGCTTCTACTACCAAGGCAATGGTGGGCTCGATGGCTCGGTACAACCCGCGCTTGGCGCTTTGGGAGGTGGTCCACTCACAGGCGCACTCATGCAAGGGTTTGCCGTGATCAGCTCAGATGCTGGACACAGCGGACCGCAAACCACGGTGTTTGGTTTAGAGCCACAGGCGCGACTCGACTACGGTTACCAAGCCGTGCAAAAACTCACGCCCATGGCCAAACAATTGATCAAGGACGCTTACGGCAAAGGGCCTGACCGTTCCTACATCGGCGGTTGCTCCAACGGTGGGCGTCACGCCATGGTGGCCGCATCTCGCTTAGGTGAGCAATACGATGGCTACTTGGTGGGCGCACCCGGCTACCGCCTGCCTTATGCGGCACTGGCGCAAATTTGGGGCGCTCAGCAGTGGGCCCCTTTGGCGACGCCTGGCGCCACCGTGAAGAACCCACTCAATCCCAACGGCACTTTGCCTGACTTGGCCAGCGCTTTCACACCGCAAGAACGCCAAACCGTGGCCCAAACCATTGCCAACAGATGCGATGCACTGGATGGCGCGGAAGACGGCATGGTGCAAGCCACACAAGCTTGCCAGACATCCTTCAACATCAAGACCGATGTGGCGACCTGCACGGGCGAACGCAACGGCACTTGCCTAACGACAGGGCAAAAAGACGTGATAGCCCGCGTGTTTGGCGGTGCGCACACAGCAGATGGCCAACGCATTTACGCCAGCTTTCCCTACGACACGGGCGTCGCTGGAGCCAACTGGGGCACTTGGAAATTTGTCGATTCGTTGATCCGCGACCCACTGGCAATTGCCACCATCTTCAGCGTGCCACCGACACCACTCAAACCGTTGGAAGACAACGTCACTCAACGTCTGGCCATGTTCTCAGCCACCAACGACACCTACCGCGAATCGGGCTGGTCGCTCATGACACCTCCTGGTGAAAGCCAACCCGACAACCTCACCGCTTTGCGTGCACGAGGTGCCAAAGTGGTGCTGTACCACGGCGTCAGCGATGCCATCTTTTCGGCCGAAGACACACGTCAATGGGTCGAGCGTTTGGACAAAGCCGGTGTGAACCCTGGTTCTGACTTTGCGCGCTATTTCCCCGTGCCGGGCATGAACCATTGCAGTATGGGGCCAGCCGCAGATCAGTTTGATTTGCTGACCCCACTCGTGCAATGGGTAGAACAAGGCATCGCCCCACAAGCCGTAGTGGCGAGTGTGCGCGGTGCAGGCAACGCAGGTGGTGTGAACAACGAGCTGCCCGCTGACTGGTCACCCAAGCGCACCCGTCCGCTGTGCGCTTATCCAACAGTAGCGACTTACAAAGGCAGCGGCTCGATGGAGGACGCCAGTAATTTCAGCTGCCGATGA
- a CDS encoding tripartite tricarboxylate transporter substrate binding protein — translation MGLAALGTSMGASAEPNYPTRPVRIIVGFPAGTGPDIVARLVAQKLSEGWNNMGVIVDNKPGAGGLIAASEAARAAPDGYTLMLGETGQLSIAPSSYNKLPYDPAKDFAPISQVVSADFVLLVNPQKVPAKNVKEFVSWTQQQKGLFMATFGAGTPGHFGAFMFGDAIKLKPEPVHYKTTADALGGLFSGDVQGVFASVGLAAPNVKAGKLVALGSTGATRTGALPDVPTIKEQGYNNLEFSSWFGIVAPSKVPADIQAKLSTDVQKAVKSADTKAKLEDSGFRVTGTSKEEFGRIIAADTVTWGKAVAATGFKAD, via the coding sequence ATGGGCTTGGCAGCTTTGGGCACCAGCATGGGCGCATCAGCTGAACCCAACTACCCTACGCGCCCCGTTCGAATCATCGTGGGCTTCCCAGCCGGAACAGGCCCAGACATCGTGGCACGCTTGGTCGCACAAAAGCTGTCTGAGGGTTGGAACAACATGGGCGTGATCGTGGACAACAAGCCTGGTGCTGGTGGCCTGATCGCTGCCAGCGAAGCGGCACGCGCAGCACCCGATGGCTACACCTTGATGTTGGGTGAAACCGGCCAACTCAGCATTGCGCCTAGCAGCTACAACAAGTTGCCTTATGACCCCGCCAAAGACTTTGCCCCCATCAGCCAAGTGGTCAGCGCTGACTTTGTGCTGCTGGTCAATCCACAAAAAGTGCCCGCCAAAAACGTGAAGGAATTCGTGAGCTGGACGCAACAGCAAAAAGGTCTGTTCATGGCCACATTTGGTGCGGGTACGCCGGGTCACTTTGGTGCGTTCATGTTTGGTGATGCCATCAAACTCAAGCCCGAGCCTGTGCATTACAAAACCACGGCCGACGCACTGGGCGGGCTGTTCAGCGGTGATGTGCAAGGCGTTTTTGCGAGCGTAGGTTTGGCGGCACCGAATGTGAAGGCCGGCAAGCTGGTTGCCTTGGGCAGCACAGGTGCAACACGCACAGGTGCTTTGCCTGACGTGCCCACCATCAAAGAACAGGGTTACAACAACCTGGAGTTCTCCTCATGGTTTGGCATCGTCGCGCCATCGAAAGTACCTGCCGACATTCAAGCCAAACTGAGTACCGACGTTCAGAAAGCCGTGAAATCAGCCGATACCAAAGCCAAGCTCGAAGACTCTGGCTTTCGCGTGACAGGCACCAGCAAAGAAGAGTTTGGGCGCATCATCGCAGCCGACACAGTGACTTGGGGCAAGGCCGTCGCAGCGACGGGTTTCAAGGCTGATTAA